GCTAATGCTCACCAACAAGCGAGCGAGGATGTCGGCAAGTGAAATGGGGAGGACAAAGGCTTCACTTCGTATACATATTAGCTGGCACagcttgatgctgatgtCGCATGCATCATCTTATGGGTCACGGTACAAAAAGGTTCAATCATGGTAACGGTCACGGTTCATCGGCGCGGCATTGGGACACATGGCATTGCTTATTATTTGAGATTTCTGGTTAGGGACATATCAGACTCGGTCATGTAGATATAAAGTAGTCTGACAAGATAAAAATTGCAGCTCGAATTCTTAATACCTCAGTTGTCTCTGCCGTGTTCTGTTCTGTTCAGTCATTGTGACGCGATGCACCAGCCAGTTCCAGTTTGTGAAACATAGCGTACCCAACACTGAGGTTGCGGCCGTTGCAGGGACCAGGCAAAGACGGCACATCCAATTTCTTTGTAAGGCTTAGTTGGAAAGATCTGCGAGGCTTTTCAAAGGGCATTCATTCATCAAGCCTGAACATCAGAATTAAATGCAGAGTTGCCTCGGGCACCGGCAAGTCCATTATCAGACAAGAACACAGCGGAATTGAAGCGCATATCACTCCCATTTGGGCAATTCGTGTCGCCTAAAATTGTCTGTCTGTTCAGCTGAAGCCTCTAAAAGTTCAGCTGGCTGGGTTTGATGTTTCTAACACCACCCTGGACGCGGAACTGGAATCGATCACGTGATAACTCGTATAACTGCGCTGTTCGGGACGTACTGTCTGGGGAGCTACGAGGTACACTCCATTCGTGGGATAGTTGATGTGTTATTTGACGGAAATAGATGAGACGATGGTTGCTTTGAATTGACGATGGGATTTGAGAAAGTGTGGCTGGTGGCATGCTGTAGGATGGAATGTGGCGCTGGATGGTATGGCGGGGTAAATTGATGTGGCGCAGTGGTTAATGTGGAAGGAGGGGCAAAAAGATGGAAAAGTTGCGGAAGTCATGATTCACACCGAGGTTGAAGcttaatttattttacttCCTCGGTTTCGAGTTTCGCATGACTGATCCATAAAAATCACTTTCTGTTGACTGCAGATTCTATTTTTGCTCTTGAAATACCAACAGCTACGAAGCGATCTAAGAATATCCAGGTGAATATTGCAACTTGCGACAGGCGCACAATCTGGCAGAAGACGATTCCACAAGCGCCGATCAGGCATATAAGGTTTTCACATCGAAGGACAACCAGGAAGACGATTCTAAGCCGCAGCAGTGGGAGGAATTTGGCCACAACTTTGAACCTGGAGAgcttgaacttctcaagcAAAGTATCGCCCAAATGGCTCTCAGCAGGATCGACGGCCAGGATGAGCTATTCGTCGGAGGGTAGGTCTCTCTCACCACTAAGCAATTTACGGACATGCAGTGATAATTATTTCCCAGACTCTGGGCTTTGCGCCGCTCAGACTCGCTGACGGATCGTCGCATCACGCATGTCCTCTCCCTCGTCCCATTCGACATATCAAGCCTCAAAAACTTCAAGGACGAACCATGGATCGACTACGGAAAAGACCTACAACACCAAGTTATCGACATTGACGATGTGGAGGACGCTGACTTGCTGATTGAGCTGCCCAAGGCTGTCAGATTCATCGAGGAAGGTCTAGGCGCGAGCTGGCTTgcgaaggatgaggaggatggggGCGTCTCGTTAGAGAAGGGTGTCGAGGACCTCGATATTGGagaaaagaggaggaagaagaagggaggCGTCTTTGTTCACTGTGCGGCTGGAAAGTCGAGATCTGTTTCGGCGGTTATTGCTTACTTGCTTAGGCGATATCCAAGCCGTTTCGACCCTAATATCACGCCGACTGCCATTTCGGATCCGGCCCACTCGGTTCCCCAGACTGAAGAGAAGCGTTCGAGAAAAGATACCGCTAAAGAGGCTGTCCATGCTGCACTTACGTTTGTGCGCAGAACTCGACCCATGGCTGAACCCAATGAGGGCTTCATGGAGCAGCTAGCCTTGTGGTGGGAGATGGGTTGCCCGGATGATATCGAAGGACACCCTGTCTATCAGCGGTGGGCTTACAAGCGTGAAATCGACGAGAACCTTGCAGTAGGCCAGGCACCGACAAGGCTTCGCttcgaagatgaagagaccCAGCCTCGTGATGACTCGGGTCTTAGTCTACGATGTAAGAAGTGCCGTCGAACTTTGGTCACGGCACCCTTCATTGTGGAGCACAAGCCTTCTGACAAGAAGTCCTCGGCGTCTACATGCCAGCATTACTTTGTCGAACCGCTTAGTTGGATGCGCGGGGTCCTTGAACAGGGAGAGCTCAACGGAAGATTATTATGCCCCAATGCAAAGTGTGGCGCTGGTGTAGGCCGGTACGACTGGAAGGGTTTTCGGTGCTCCTGCGGCGGATGGGTGACGCCGGCGTTCTCGCTACAGAAGGCGAGAGTCGACGACGTCGTCAAGCGGCCGGCGACTCAGAGCATGGGGATCCGGATGCCGCCCGGGTTAGCTCCACGGAGCGGAAACTTGTGAGGACAGGTGAGGGCAGAATTACTACCAACCAATACTACACAAGAGCGCCGCATAAACACCGATTCAGGCCCATGTTACCGATCCGTGCCTTGAGAGACCCGGCCTCCGCGGACCCGTTGTTATGTCCGGTGCTTAAGACATGCCGTATACTGTTTGACAGGTCCGTCTGGACATGGAGCTTTACCTTTCTCGAGATACATTCCGCTCTGGCATGCTGCATCTCTCATGCAGAACGAACCACTGGGAGAGAGGGAGCAAAAGCCGGCGGGGTCCTGGGCGGGATCAAAAGCCTTAGGGCTTACAGGGCGTGAGGTGTGCGCCGTGGAagggagaagaaaaagtGTGTCTTGGTGCATTTTGCATCTCGTCGTGGATAAACCCGGCAGACTCGGGCTGCATGAAGAGGGGATCTTCGTAGAGCAGATGGTTCCTGGGAGACAAAGTCCGGCGGAGAGAAAATGGAGTCCGAGTTCGGGGTTCAGAGAAGACCCAAGGCATCAGCACTAGACCTCGTTGGAGTGTCGTATCACCTCTACCTGTCAGAGATCAGATCAATATCCAAACAGAAGAGAGAGTAACATGCGCACGCCTCTGTTAATACATACGATAGTGCCCTACAGCCCTGCATGAGCAGATCCTTCGAATGTTTAGCTCCATGATTCGACGTCTTGTTGTCTTATTCCCATgtggatcttcttctccataaTTGCTCTACTTTCAACTATTCAATCTAATCGAGGCAATTCTGATGGCAGCCCTAGCTAGAATCCTTCTATATGGCCCGGCGTCTTACATAGCTCGATCCACCACGGAATTCCGACATAGCCCAGCCACTAGCTGACTATAGGGCTGATCCCAGGATTTAAAACCatgaaaaaagaaaacaaagaaGCAATACAGACAATCACGAAACTTGAATACGCTACGCTTACTGATATACCCCGTTTCGCCTTGGTCTGAAAAACCCACATCGGGCGTAAGCCAGTCAGCACCACCGTCTTCACCTTGGTTGAAGGATCGCACTCATTGTGGAAAAACCTTGGATGCGAGCTTGTACAGCGGGGACATTTGCCCAAAGGGCCTTTCTACCTATCGCCATTTGATCCATGATGCGTCAAGGCggagaaaaaagaagacaGCGCTGTCTTGGCGGTTCCGCTTACGCCCGGCGATTGCCCTTTGGGGTATATActttatctttttttatcttaCCAGCACCATTTCAGCCTTTTGAGGTTTGTATTTAGCCCTATTTTGTGTGTAAAGCTGAGTTATCTAAACGCCATGCTTGGCGGGTATAGCTTCGAGGTTGGTCATAGCTCCCCTTGTCTATTCTCATGACGTCTTTGCTCGCATCTTGATACCGCTTTTGAACTCGAGGCTATTGATAATGGGGGAGTGATACTGGATAGTATGGACTAGTTTGCTGGGAACTAGTCAGAAACTATCTACCCGCAGCGTGCCTCATCGACGGGTGCATCTTACTGCATGACACGTTTTCCCCGTCTTGGGTTAGAGTGCGTGTTGACAACGAATGTTTTACGCAGTAGTTTTTGGGAGATGCAACGGTGCGAACATAGCAAGCGAAGGAATATGAACTATACCTCGGTCTTGTTTATGAACTGACCACTTGAGAGTCAGCCCTATCTTGTAGCCTGTCCAGACAAAGTTATTCCAGCAAGGCCCTAGAATAAGGGCAGAGTAGCACTCATCTATCAACTCTACAAAGGGAGGGGCGTGGTATGAACCGTTAGACCGTCTCTCACACACCCCTGAAAAGGATACCTGCTCGTCTGACAGCATACAAGTACCCAACCTGCGAAGTTCGTCTGTCTATCCCCGAAGGGAAAGGCATGCGTTTTCTGACTGCAACCCCAACCCACCGGAAGGATTTGTAGCCGTTTGGACCCCTTCGATGGGGGAGAGGGATCTTCGGGAAGTCTTTTTCCTGGGTCTTTGTTTTTGTTGGTTCGCTCGCTGTCAACACCCTCGGCATTCCCGATTTATGAAACCTGGAAGCATGAAACTTGATGGGAGCGTTTATAGAAACATGAAAAACTCTATTTTGAGAGGGGAGCTACTGCATGGTGTCATACCTACGTTGCCGATAAGATTCGGTCTGTGTGGTTGTATGGTATGGTATGGGAGCTAGTTTGCAGTGCTCTTGCTGTCGCGCCATCACTGTGACGAGCCCAAGCCGTCGGTACTTGGCCTAGACCGCTTTCTCACAGAGAATATCTTGGAGAGTCACATGTCTTGTTTTGCATGTCTCATGTCAGCCCTATAACCACGCTGTGGAGTATCTCGGACTCGGGGAACTACAAGTCACGGACCGAAAGACCACAATCTGTGGCTTTTTACCAAGGAAAAAAGAAGTGACGCTATTCTATATCATGTCATTGCATGCGACGACATCTAGGATGATTCAGTTGCAGGAGTAGTGCTCTCAATGCATGTCACTCCCCTAAACCTTTCGATCATCATGTATATCTGCAGTCATCACCTAGAGAAAATTATTCCTCTCTCTACTGTTCTATTACAAACAATAGCATGATTCTAAATTCTTATTCTGAACATGATGAATCCTCTGACTCGCTTTTCGTGGTGAGGCCTCTGTATCTCGGATCCGAATCTCGCGAGGTCACCGAGTCTATACGCTTACACCTAAGAGCTAGATGCCGTAATTCTGCGGAGATTCTTACAAGGATGTAAGTTGCCAGAAATCGTCACCTTGACACCGCTTCACGATGGCTTTTTCTTCATTTCCGCGCGAACGAGTCATTGGCGAGACGTCACGATACCCCCTCCGTTGGAACTCAACGATAACTGATCAATCAGACCTCGAGACAAGCGAGCATCACATCACCATTATCATCACAATATTGAACTTGTATGCCCTCTGAGTGGGAGTTGTCGCGgctcttccagctcttggTTTCCAAGCCCAAAGATGTAAGCACTAAATAGCACAGACGCCCCGCACCCGGAGGGTCACATCCCATGGATTTCTTGCTATCCTATCCTGTCAGACGTTTTAGAATGCGAGATCAGTACAAGAATCCCATGTCGTCTGTTTACTAGCATCGGGCGAGATGTGTGTGTGCACTCCCTACGCTCAGACCAATCATCTTGCAGTTGGTCTGCATGGAAAACTTGAAGACCAATGCAGCTGTTTCAATAAAAGGGCATAATCGTCGGCATAGTGGCACGCTAAGATTGGATGTTCTTTGCGCTTGTGGCTTGCGTGGTAACGAGACCGGACGTTGAAAGGTTAGCGTCATGATGCCGGAGTTTACGGTTCACTGGTCAATCCGAGACATGACATGACTTGCCTAAATAGGAAGCCAGTTATGGCGAGGTAGTTAAACTAACTGATGTGATATGTAATTGAGAAATCTCTGCAGTTTGTGGAGAGTGGCTTGAGGACGACAATAGTGTGTTGGCATGCGATCAAATGAGAGCTCAAAGGACGCAAACTCTGAgggagaagttgagatgcGAGGCTTGACTAAGTTCTTACAAAGTATTTTAAATACAGTCTGGTTAATTATAGGACGGCGAGTAGCAGAACTGCCACTGAGTTGCAACAAGGTTGTCGATGTAACGAGTATCAAAGTTATGAGATATTACCTGAAGATCGCATATTCGCCTCACATGGAACGTTTCTTCTCGTGTAAGCATAAATCAACTCCGCTCAAGTCAGTTGGAATACTCACCCAAGCATGATGCGAGCTTGTTTGTGGTGTTGGCATCATTGTCATGATGTTATACTCCTAGTAGTGACTATacaagccatgatgatacAGATGGACGATACGGTGACAATTACTGCGATGTCACCTTTCTGCATCCTTCCATCTTGTATGTTAAAAACGCCAGTATCGGCTCTCTATGACCTCTGCTTGAGTTGTCGGCTGTGTGTCGGCTTCGTTGTGCTTCCCTCACAAGGAGTCATAGCAACACTCTGTCGCACTCAGTCGATTCCAAGAGCTGTGACCAAATAACAAGTAAATCACGCAGGAAGTCGAATGTTGTTTCGGTTTATCTCTTGGATTTGTATATGTCTTCGAATTGGTTCGATGGTGATCAAGTCGCATGTCTCTTCTGGGAGATCCTTTTTGTTGGTAAACTGTTCCCATTTTGTCACCTAGCTCTTCCCGTAGTTATAAACTCTGGAGTTGAAGAGGCCTCATAGGTAGAAGCTTTTACGCAGAATTCTGGTGCATTGTGGCCGTTGCTGCCCTGAACGCTGCCTCTGGCCGTCACCAGCTTATGAATGGCTCCAACGCCGCGAAGATGACTACAACAATGCATCAATATATCCCCTCAGAGATAGAAGGAAACTTAAGGCTTTATTCTCAATTAACAATAATATTTGGATAAGCCGAGATATATCTTAGGATCTTGGGATCTTGGGATATTTTGAAATGAACTTGCAGACTCATTGACTGGTTATTCATTCAGTAGCAACTTGAGAAACTCCTTAACTACCTAGTTATTCTGCAGCTTTTAACATAAAAGCAAGTCTGGTTTGAAGACTAAGAATGCTTCTCAATTGATCGTATTAGAAAGCAGCCAGCTACCGGACGGAAGGTCCCAGGTCGGGAAACCAGGGTGAGCCGCATGTGCTCGCAGACAGCAGAGTCCATCCTATACGATTAGCGAACCATATGGGCATGCTACGTCTTGGTATACTGACTTGAAAGTAGGCATCGGCGGACTTGACGTCTTTCTCGTTGGTGAGAACGTGCCTCCTAAACTTCACATTGGGATCGTGGTttggtggatgaggatgattcTGAAGTCTCTGAATTTCGCAAATGCCGTCCGAATCAAGAGTGATGCATAGACATTCAGGGTCTTTTAGTCTTTCCTCAGAATCTGGTGCAGCTTTGCCGCGCTTCCAAGACTTAGTGCAGGAGAGATCCTTTCTGATTAGAGTTGTAATCATAGGTTGTCTAAAACGTAATCGCTTCTTGTGGTTCAGGCGATGTACCATATTCCAGAAATATGCATCTGGGCAATGAGATTGAACCATATCAACAAGTTCCAGAGGAAGTCGGTCGAGGAATGGGAGATCAGCAATCCTCCCTGCTCCTGATATGGCCGCTTGACTGACACGCAGAGGTCCAGGAATGCCAAGTTCTTTGGGGAAGAGACACATGTTGTCGAGTTTGCGCCACGCCAAAGCTCTCCCGACGTAGTTGACCTCGTCTTGCGGTGGATTGGGCGTACTGAAGATTCTCAAGAAACAGTCCGAGTGTATGAAGGCAAATCCTGAAAACTGGCGGACCGTCTCATGGCGCCATCCCCCACGGCTAACATTGTCAAGATTAGCAATAATCCAATGTCCGGAAGGAAAACGATGACACCAGACTGCGGAGCTTTAGGCGAATTCCTGTAGGAAATGAACCGGCAACTCAATTTTATACGCTGACTCTCCTGCATCGGCTATCAATGCATGGCAGGCATCGCATTGAGTATCACCAAAGATCTTGGACATTGTATCAATGGGAACCACACAATAGCTAGCTGGGCTCAAAGTATGGTGTTCGCCACAAGGGATAAAGTGCTGGGTGAATCTAGAATAAAGATAGAGAAAAGCCTAGATGTTATGTTGATGTCAAGTTTGAACATGAATGATCAtgagaagagaagggaaaggCACGGCATGGTAAGAGCAGGACATATACTTGTTCTTGCCCCTGAAGTTCCCGTCAATGCAAAGGTAGAAGGTCCAATGATGGCTGAACCACACGTGAAGAGCAATGTGTGTAAAGATTCAGGCTGCAAAAGAACTGAAAGCTCATGATGAACCGATCACCAAAAATGTCAAGATGTTCCTCGAAAACAGGGATATTCCTATATGAGTTTCCGAGACGACGGAGAGGAAATTGGAGAAAAGAGTGAGTTGATACCGGAACCCTGGCGCTGTGAACCTAGTCACTTTCGTGAACACCTTGTGAACGCAAGGAAGGTAGCTAAATTGACGGGTAGGTTACCTACTAGATAAGTAGGTAGGATGAAGTGCGTTTCCGCTTGATAGGTACCTTTCCTTACCTTGACTTAAACGGGCTGGCTTGCCCAGTATTCCCAAGGTTCGCAAACCCTTTATGAGAGTTGCCGTATGCTCAAAATCCTCAACACCTTGCCTTGTGAGCTTTCGAAATTTGAACATGTTAAGTTTAGCCTAGCTCGCCGTCCTAACACGACAGTCAATGATAGCCGCCGCACAAAAGCCTCCTTTCAAACTCCAACACCGGCATCGCCGTCTCCTGCTATCGACTGGGCGCATCAGAGGGCACAGAAGGAAAATAGCCAGGCTTTGATGCTCGTTCCCGATCAGCTTTTGCAGCCTCGGCTTgccgcttcttcaacaatcttTGCTGGTAAAAGGCACTGTTTCTGTTAGCATGTTGCCTCCCAAGCAAACACACGACATACGTTTTCAGCTCAAACACACGAGGCTCTTCCTCAGGAGGGGGGGAtttgtcttccttgtccTGCAAAAGTCAGTCATGTCAAGACAAAATGATGTAAAAACTCACCTTgtcttcatccttcttctcatctttaTCCTCCTTGTCTTTCTCCTTATCCCcatccttttccttcttatccttatccttttctttctccttcttctcttccttttcttttttcttcttctgcttctcctcgTACTCTTTCTTAaccctctccttctcctcctctaactccttctccctcttcctcttcgcaGCCTCCTCATCAATCTTTGGCGTGCAAAAGTACCGATCCTTGAGGTGAACCGGGCAAACAAAGAAGAAATCCTACCATACCAATCACATAAGTTTAAGCTTACAAAGGGATCAGCTGTATTTGCTTTGCGTGTCAGTATCCCGCATACCTTTTGATCAGGTGTGATTAGCACTGAGGTGCTCGACTTGTAGCAGATATCGCATGCTTTGGCCGCTGTCTCAGCAACCTTGCGGAGCGTGTAGATATTCGGAAACGTAGTCGCCATGATTGCGATTCAGAAACGGCGATATTGTGAGACAAAAGATTGTTTGTTTACTAAGACACCTGACGGCTCGTATCACACGAGGTCGGTGAATAAGGCTGGGCTGGGTTGGGTATCGCGGGGAAGCGTCCCGTCCAACTTTGACGTCAGCACCTGATAGGGCGAAGCATCCCCTGAAAGGTCTGACAACAGCGCCTGTAACCCGCCAAAACTAGCGCCAGTCCCTGACTAATAAGCGCTCTCCGTCATGAATCGCTATCTTATCGCACTTCCAGGAAATATGATGACCTATGCATATCCGATCGCCACAACCAACTTCTAAACAATTCTCTTTCACCCAATTTTTCAACCCCCAATCTCTTAAAAAAGCTGTGATAGTCCCACAGCAAGACGATTGGATTCGGTCATGGGCAAAACGCTCGATACGGAGAAGCTGGGTTCCGTATTTGGAACCCGGCCGGATATTCTTGAAGGAATTCAGAGAGCAGCTGGTAAACAATACCCCTGAAGATGTTATTCGCGAAATACTAACTCTGGAGTCTAGATACGCCAGGACGAATCGCTCTGTTCAACGAAATTGCGACTCATGTTTACGATCAGTTGTTAAATGGGGGTAACGAGCCCGCGcacaagaagagaagagtcGACGTTCAAACAAACGGAGCCGCGAATGACACAAAGCCTGTTAAGACCGAGACGAATGCCGCAGATGAGGCTGTTCTTCTCGAAATCAAGGAAATTTCAGTTTCTGTGCcccagaggaagaagttcGAGTTGTGTTTTACAGACGGCCACATCTACGCTCGCGCGCCAAACACAGCAGCACCGATTCCAGCTATAACCTACGCGTGGTCAGACATTGGTACGCGTTACCGCATTGTTGTTATGGGTTCCATGCTAATCTTGCGCCAGAATATGTTTTCTACCTCCCTGTACCCGAAAAGAACCAGGTCCAGCACAACTATGTCATTTTCCCACGAGGAACATGTCTCCCTTCCAAGACGAACCCCCCGGCCGAAGAGCCACTCGTGTTTACAGTTCCCGCGACTGCGCCCAAGCAGGGTACGATAGGTGGACCTGACGCTGGAAGCGCGGCTGCAGTTTCGGACAATTACAAGTCTTTGTTTCACTGGGCTTTGAACCGCCATCTCAAGCCTAATGGTGTCAGCATTATTTCAGCCGACCCCAACAAGTTCCAGAGTATGGTGCGACAACCTCATCGACCGAGCGAGAAAGCTGTGCATGTCAAGGCCTTCAGAGGCTCCAAGGATGGATAccttttcttcctcgagAACGGTATTCTCTGGGGATTCAAGAAGCCGATGATGTTCATTCCCCTGAGCCGAATCGCCGCGACGAGCTACACCAACATTCTCCAACGAACATTCAACATCGCAATCGAGGTCTTTGCAGGCGAAGGCGATGCGACCGAAGAAGCTGAGTTCTCCATGCTGGACCAGGAGGACTATAGCGGAAT
This DNA window, taken from Fusarium oxysporum f. sp. lycopersici 4287 chromosome 7, whole genome shotgun sequence, encodes the following:
- a CDS encoding hypothetical protein (At least one base has a quality score < 10), with product MGKTLDTEKLGSVFGTRPDILEGIQRAADTPGRIALFNEIATHVYDQLLNGGNEPAHKKRRVDVQTNGAANDTKPVKTETNAADEAVLLEIKEISVSVPQRKKFELCFTDGHIYARAPNTAAPIPAITYAWSDIEYVFYLPVPEKNQVQHNYVIFPRGTCLPSKTNPPAEEPLVFTVPATAPKQGTIGGPDAGSAAAVSDNYKSLFHWALNRHLKPNGVSIISADPNKFQSMVRQPHRPSEKAVHVKAFRGSKDGYLFFLENGILWGFKKPMMFIPLSRIAATSYTNILQRTFNIAIEVFAGEGDATEEAEFSMLDQEDYSGIDDYIKTHRLQDRSMAEQRKAKLELAENRGSKKNGEEAGDDAPAEAGISELAKAQLDAEQALQDEEDEDEEDYDPGSDADSDGSGESDDDDDSDDDDEDEEDEEDAEGEAEDGDEQAEGDEEEEEEEQEEVKQEPEPVKRSRKAAPPPAEPVPPSKPAKQPVQQPVVKTGWAALRSVPRAPVPESMDLDEEKFDVV